Proteins from a single region of Macrotis lagotis isolate mMagLag1 chromosome 2, bilby.v1.9.chrom.fasta, whole genome shotgun sequence:
- the LOC141511089 gene encoding BOLA class I histocompatibility antigen, alpha chain BL3-7-like: protein MEPPLCSLFLVGALAVNRTRAGSHSLRYFSTGWSGSELGGGPGFVAVGFVDAREFVRFDGARGKAEPRAAWMQQVDGEDPEYWERNTRVFKSVAQGFGAGLETLRGYYNQSRGGVHTLQFLYGCEVSPDGRFLRGFSQSAYDGRDYLALDTQTWTWAATQPQAEITKRKWEAGSVAERRKAYLEEECVLWLQKYLQMGRGALTRADPPSARVTRHTGPLGEVTLRCRAQDFYPSPISLTWLKEGEEQLQDMEFIETRPGGEGTFQTWVTTGVPPGQEGSYTCRVQHQGLAEPLTLKWEPPPSSTWTILGVILGVLLLLTAVIVGLVTWKKSSGEGPGHEQEEEEEKLPPGICLGGSSPPPIPWFWSLSLTVQFPSFVPRQ from the exons ATGGAGCCCCCGCTGTGCTCCCTCTTCCTGGTGGGGGCCCTGGCGGTGAACAGGACACGGGCAG GCTCCCACTCCCTGAGATACTTCTCCACCGGCTGGTCCGGCTCCGAGCTGGGGGGGGGGCCCGGCTTCGTGGCCGTGGGCTTCGTGGACGCCCGCGAGTTCGTGCGCTTCGATGGCGCCCGTGGGAAGGCGGAGCCGCGGGCGGCCTGGATGCAGCAGGTGGACGGGGAGGATCCGGAGTACTGGGAGCGGAACACGCGGGTCTTTAAGAGCGTGGCGCAGGGTTTCGGAGCCGGCCTGGAGACCCTGCGCGGCTACTACAACCAGAGCCGGGGGG gcgtCCACACCCTCCAGTTCCTGTACGGCTGCGAGGTCTCCCCCGACGGGCGCTTTCTGCGTGGGTTTTCCCAGTCTGCCTACGACGGACGGGACTACCTGGCCCTGGACACCCAGACCTGGACGTGGGCCGCGACCCAGCCCCAGGCAGAGATCACCAAGCGCAAGTGGGAGGCGGGCAGTGTGGCCGAGAGAAGGAAAGCCTACCTGGAGGAGGAGTGTGTGCTGTGGCTGCAGAAGTACCTGCAGATGGGCCGGGGGGCGCTGACCCGGGCAG ACCCACCCTCTGCCCGAGTGACCCGCCACACTGGCCCCCTCGGGGAGGTCACCCTGAGGTGCCGGGCCCAGGACTTCTACCCCTCCCCGATCTCTCTGACTTGGCTGAAGGAGGGGGAGGAACAGCTCCAGGACATGGAGTTCATTGAGACCAGGCCTGGGGGAGAGGGAACCTTCCAGACGTGGGTCACCACGGGGGTGCCCCCGGGCCAGGAAGGGAGCTACACCTGCCGAGTCCAGCACCAGGGCCTGGCGGAGCCCCTGACCCTGAAATGGG aGCCTCCACCCTCCTCCACCTGGACCATCCTGGGGGTCATTCTCGgggtcctcctcctcctcactgcAGTCATTGTGGGGCTCGTGACCTGGAAGAAGAGCTCAG GTGAGGGGCCAGGCCAtgaacaggaggaggaggaggagaagctgCCCCCAGGGATCTGCCTTGGgggttcttcccccccccccatcccctggTTCTGGAGCCTGTCCCTGACTGTCCAGTTTCCCTCCTTTGTCCCCAGGCAATAA